A window from Gasterosteus aculeatus chromosome 14, fGasAcu3.hap1.1, whole genome shotgun sequence encodes these proteins:
- the mapkap1 gene encoding target of rapamycin complex 2 subunit MAPKAP1 isoform X1 — translation MAFLDNPAIILAHIRQSHVTSDDTGMCEMVLIDQDVDLEKCQPALVPGSSCGSTGSDSLMEGDGSVTDNHACDLSQSLDITSSWDFGVRRRSNTGLHQDSREKPGAAAQRLERLRKERQNQIKCKNVQWKERSNSQSAEDLGSLFEKRDFKDRPKTAGTKSTLSLRLEQCPQQLNNPFNEYSKFDGKGHIGTTATKKIEVYLSMQLAQEKVHPMTVVTIANARVHDLIGLICWQYTSECREPKLNDNVNAYCLHIAEDDGEVDTDFPPLDSNEPIHKFGFSTLALVEKYSSPGLASRQSLFVRINAAHGFSLIPVDSLKVTMKEILQKALKKRKGSQKGSGPMYRLEKQSEPNVSVDLDSTLESQSTLEFCLVRENSSRGEESSEEDPPIDITTVQDMLSSHHYKSFKISMIHKLRFTTDVQLGVSGEKLEIDPVTNQKASTKFWIRQKPISIDSDHLCACDLVEERSPSHAIFKLTYLSNHDYKPLYFESDAATVNEIVLKVNYILESRASTSRADYFAQKQRKLSRRTSFSFQKEKKTGQ, via the exons ATGGCTTTCTTGGACAACCCGGCCATCATTCTGGCTCACATCCGACAGTCTCATGTGACAAGTGATGACACAGGAATGTGTGAGATGGTGCTCATAGACCAGGATGTAGACCTGGAGAAGTGCCAGCCGGCTCTGGTGCCTGGCAGCAGCTGTGGGTCAACAGGGTCGGACTCCCTGATGGAGGGAGACGGCAGCGTGACCGACAATCATGCCTGCGACCTCTCCCAGTCCCTGGACATCACCTCCAGCTGGGACTTCGGCGTGCGCCGGCGCTCCAACACAG GACTCCATCAAGACAGCCGAGAGAAACCCGGGGCTGCTG CTCAAAGACTGGAAAGGTTACGGAAAGAACGGCAGAACcaaatcaaatgtaaaaacGTTCAGTGGAAAGAGAGGTCAAACTCTCAATCAG CGGAGGATCTGGGCTCCCTGTTTGAAAAGCGGGACTTTAAGGACCGGCCAAAGACTGCGGGCACCAAATCCACGCTTTCACTGCGGCTGGAGCAGTGCCCCCAGCAGCTCAACAACCCCTTCAACGAATACTCCAAGTTTGACGGAAAG GGCCACATTGGCACAACGGCTACAAAAAAGATAGAGGTCTACCTGTCGATGCAGCTGGCTCAGGAGAAGGTGCACCCGATGACGGTGGTGACCATCGCCAACGCACGCGTCCACGACCTCATCGGCCTCATCTGCTGGCAGTACACGAGCGAGTGCCGAGAGCCCAAACTCAA TGACAACGTGAACGCCTACTGTCTCCACATTGCGGAGGACGACGGGGAGGTGGACACGGACTTCCCCCCGCTGGACTCCAATGAGCCCATCCACAAGTTTGGTTTCAGCACCTTGGCGCTGGTGGAGAAATACTCCTCACCAGGCCTCGCTTCTAGACAGTCTCTGTTTGTCCGAAT AAATGCTGCTCATGGTTTCTCTTTAATCCCCGTGGACAGCCTGAAGGTTACCATGAAGGAAATTCTGCAGAAAGCTCTGAAGAAGAGGAAAGGCTCCCAGAAAGGCTCAG GGCCCATGTATCGCCTGGAGAAGCAGTCGGAGCCAAACGTCTCAGTGGACCTGGACTCGACACTGGAGAGCCAGAGCACCCTGGAGTTCTGCCTGGTCCGAGAAAACA GCTCTAGGGGCGAGGAGAGCTCCGAGGAAGACCCCCCCATCGATATCACCACGGTGCAGGACATGCTGAGCAGCCACCACTACAAGTCCTTCAAGATCAGCATGATCCACAAGCTGCGCTTCACCACGGATGTCCAGCTAG GCGTTTCAGGAGAGAAGCTGGAGATCGATCCCGTCACCAATCAGAAGGCCAGCACCAAGTTCTGGATTCGACAGAAGCCCATCTCCATCGACTCGGACCACCTGTGTGCCTGCGACCTCGTAGAAGAGCGAAGCCCTA GCCATGCAATATTTAAGCTCACTTATCTCAGCAACCACGACTACAAGCCGCTCTACTTCGAGTCTGATGCTGCTACTGTCAATGAAATCGTGCTGAAG gtGAACTACATCCTGGAGTCCCGAGCCAGCACCTCTCGGGCCGACTACTTTGCCCAGAAGCAGCGGAAGCTGAGCCGGCGGACCAGCTTCAGCTtccagaaggagaagaagactgGCCAGTAG
- the mapkap1 gene encoding target of rapamycin complex 2 subunit MAPKAP1 isoform X2 gives MAFLDNPAIILAHIRQSHVTSDDTGMCEMVLIDQDVDLEKCQPALVPGSSCGSTGSDSLMEGDGSVTDNHACDLSQSLDITSSWDFGVRRRSNTAQRLERLRKERQNQIKCKNVQWKERSNSQSAEDLGSLFEKRDFKDRPKTAGTKSTLSLRLEQCPQQLNNPFNEYSKFDGKGHIGTTATKKIEVYLSMQLAQEKVHPMTVVTIANARVHDLIGLICWQYTSECREPKLNDNVNAYCLHIAEDDGEVDTDFPPLDSNEPIHKFGFSTLALVEKYSSPGLASRQSLFVRINAAHGFSLIPVDSLKVTMKEILQKALKKRKGSQKGSGPMYRLEKQSEPNVSVDLDSTLESQSTLEFCLVRENSSRGEESSEEDPPIDITTVQDMLSSHHYKSFKISMIHKLRFTTDVQLGVSGEKLEIDPVTNQKASTKFWIRQKPISIDSDHLCACDLVEERSPSHAIFKLTYLSNHDYKPLYFESDAATVNEIVLKVNYILESRASTSRADYFAQKQRKLSRRTSFSFQKEKKTGQ, from the exons ATGGCTTTCTTGGACAACCCGGCCATCATTCTGGCTCACATCCGACAGTCTCATGTGACAAGTGATGACACAGGAATGTGTGAGATGGTGCTCATAGACCAGGATGTAGACCTGGAGAAGTGCCAGCCGGCTCTGGTGCCTGGCAGCAGCTGTGGGTCAACAGGGTCGGACTCCCTGATGGAGGGAGACGGCAGCGTGACCGACAATCATGCCTGCGACCTCTCCCAGTCCCTGGACATCACCTCCAGCTGGGACTTCGGCGTGCGCCGGCGCTCCAACACAG CTCAAAGACTGGAAAGGTTACGGAAAGAACGGCAGAACcaaatcaaatgtaaaaacGTTCAGTGGAAAGAGAGGTCAAACTCTCAATCAG CGGAGGATCTGGGCTCCCTGTTTGAAAAGCGGGACTTTAAGGACCGGCCAAAGACTGCGGGCACCAAATCCACGCTTTCACTGCGGCTGGAGCAGTGCCCCCAGCAGCTCAACAACCCCTTCAACGAATACTCCAAGTTTGACGGAAAG GGCCACATTGGCACAACGGCTACAAAAAAGATAGAGGTCTACCTGTCGATGCAGCTGGCTCAGGAGAAGGTGCACCCGATGACGGTGGTGACCATCGCCAACGCACGCGTCCACGACCTCATCGGCCTCATCTGCTGGCAGTACACGAGCGAGTGCCGAGAGCCCAAACTCAA TGACAACGTGAACGCCTACTGTCTCCACATTGCGGAGGACGACGGGGAGGTGGACACGGACTTCCCCCCGCTGGACTCCAATGAGCCCATCCACAAGTTTGGTTTCAGCACCTTGGCGCTGGTGGAGAAATACTCCTCACCAGGCCTCGCTTCTAGACAGTCTCTGTTTGTCCGAAT AAATGCTGCTCATGGTTTCTCTTTAATCCCCGTGGACAGCCTGAAGGTTACCATGAAGGAAATTCTGCAGAAAGCTCTGAAGAAGAGGAAAGGCTCCCAGAAAGGCTCAG GGCCCATGTATCGCCTGGAGAAGCAGTCGGAGCCAAACGTCTCAGTGGACCTGGACTCGACACTGGAGAGCCAGAGCACCCTGGAGTTCTGCCTGGTCCGAGAAAACA GCTCTAGGGGCGAGGAGAGCTCCGAGGAAGACCCCCCCATCGATATCACCACGGTGCAGGACATGCTGAGCAGCCACCACTACAAGTCCTTCAAGATCAGCATGATCCACAAGCTGCGCTTCACCACGGATGTCCAGCTAG GCGTTTCAGGAGAGAAGCTGGAGATCGATCCCGTCACCAATCAGAAGGCCAGCACCAAGTTCTGGATTCGACAGAAGCCCATCTCCATCGACTCGGACCACCTGTGTGCCTGCGACCTCGTAGAAGAGCGAAGCCCTA GCCATGCAATATTTAAGCTCACTTATCTCAGCAACCACGACTACAAGCCGCTCTACTTCGAGTCTGATGCTGCTACTGTCAATGAAATCGTGCTGAAG gtGAACTACATCCTGGAGTCCCGAGCCAGCACCTCTCGGGCCGACTACTTTGCCCAGAAGCAGCGGAAGCTGAGCCGGCGGACCAGCTTCAGCTtccagaaggagaagaagactgGCCAGTAG